Genomic DNA from Alphaproteobacteria bacterium PA2:
CTATGGCGTGACCGAGGCCGATCTGGCCAATGTTGCGGTGATCCAGCGCGAATGGGCGGCGAAGAACCCCCGGGCGAGCTTCAAGGATCCGATCACGGTGGACGACGTCCTCAACTCGCCAATGATCGCCTGGCCCTTCCGCATGCTGATGTGCTGCCTGGTCACCGACGGCGGCGGCGCCCTGATCCTGACCAGCGCCGAGCGGGCCAAGGACTTCCCGCAGAAGCCCGTCTACATCCTGGGCACTGGCGAAAGCGTCGAGACCCCCATGGTCAGCCAGATGGAGGACTTCACCTCGTCCAAGGCCTTCCGGGTCTCGGGCAAGAAGGCCTTTGATGAGTCCGGGATCAAGCACGCCGACGTCGATCACCTGATGATCTATGACGCCTTCGCCCACCTGCCGCTCTATGGTCTGGAAGACCTGGGCTTTGTGAAGCCTGGCGAAGCCAAAGACTTCATCAACGAGCGCAACACCGCCATCGGTGGCAAGCTGCCCCTGAACACCAATGGCGGCGGCCTGTCCTACATGCACTCGGGCATGTACGGCATGTACGCCCTACAGGAGAGCGTGCGTCAGATGCGCGGAACCGCGGCGGCCCAGATCGAGGGCGCCAAGATCAGCGTCTCTCACGGGGTCGGCGGCATGTTCGCCGCCAGCGGCACGGTGATCTTCACCAACGAGGGCTAGAACCCCTCCTACCCACGATTGCGCCGCATCCGGACATTGGTTCCGGGTGCGGCGTTTTTGTTCGAAGTGTGTGCGAATTTCATACTGAAATCAGTCAGTTGTGACGAATGTGACGGATTGGGGCATTGCCCGGCCTAGCGCTTGATGGACGATTTGCCTACAATATAGGCATGGTCGCTCCTACCGGACTCGAGGATCTGAAAATCCTCATCGTCGACGACAATGCGCAGATGCGGACAATTGTCGGTACAGCGCTTTCCGGCGCGGGAATCCGGCAGGTCTATTATGCGCCGGATGGTCAGAAGGGTCTGGAAACCCTCAACCGCTGGACCCCGGACATCGTCTTCGTCGACTTCGAAATGCCCATCATGAACGGCCTGGAATTCCTGAGGCTGGTGCGTTCGCCCGAGTCCAAGCAGAGGACTGTGCCAGTGATCATGCTGACCGGTCACTCCGACATGCCCAGGCTGAACATGGCGCGCGATCGCGGGGTCAATGAGTTCCTGGCCAAGCCGGTAACCGCTAACGCCATCTTCGGGCGTCTGACCAATGTCATCTACCGACCGCGTCCCTTTGTTGACGCCAAGGGCTATTTCGGGCCTGACAGGCGGCGCAAAAAGAGCGACCACTATGCAGGTCCCCTGCGCCGGACCAGCGACCATTCAGAGGTGCAGGAACTCTAGCGGGGCAGATTGTGACACCCAGACCGGCCAGGATTCTCGCCTTTCACGCCCATCCGGACGATATCGAAACCCTCTGCGCGGGAACCCTTGCCCTGCTGGCGGCGGCAGGCGCCGAGATCGTCTGCGCTACGGCGACGGCAGGGGAGGGCGGCTCGGACTCGACCAGCCCCGAGGACACCGCCCGGATCCGGACGGCTGAAGCCCGGGTTGCGGCAGGCCTGATCGGGGCAGACTATACCTGCGCCGGACTTCCTGACCTGGCCGTCTTCAATGATGACCGTGGTCGCCGCGCCGTGACCGAAGTCGTGCGCTGGGCGCGGGCGGATATCGTCCTGACGGCTTCGCCTGTTGACTATCACCCCGACCACGAAGCGGTGAGCCAGCTGGTCCGCGACGCCTGCTTCGCCGCATCCGTGCCAAATTACAGGACCGGTCCGTCGGCGCCCCTGGCGGCGATTCCGCACCTCTATTTCATGGACCCCATTGGCGGTCGCGACCGGGAAGGTCGCAATGTGGCGCCTGATTTCGGCGCTGACGTTTCGTCGACCTTTCAGATCAAGCAGGCCATGCTTGCAGCCCATGTCAGCCAGGATGAGTGGGTGGCCCGCCAGCATGGCATCGCCAACCACCAGGCCTCACTTGAAAAATGGACCCGTCGTCAGGGGCGACTGTTCGGCGTCGATTACGCTGAGGGATTCCGCCAGTACCGGCATCATCCCTATCCCTCCACGCCCCGACTGCAGGACCTCCTGGGGGAGGCCCTGCTGGCCGCAGGTCTAGTGGGAGATCCGTAGGTTCTGGATCGACTGGGCGATCTGCTCGAAGGCGTCGAGCAGGGCCGACTGGTTGGTGGCGTCGAAGAAGTGTTCGCTATCCGTAGCGCAGGCCTTCACCAGGTTCTTGGCGGCGGCATTGCCCGTGATCTCGAAGGCCACGGAATAGACTTCAATGCCTTTGGCCTTGATATTGTTGCACAGTTCCGTGGTGTACTGATTGGCCTCCGGCGCCGGGAAGGCGTCGATGGTGTGGGGACCGCGGGAGTCGCTGTGATCCATCTGCTTGGTATTGGCGCCGTCTGTCATCAACACCAGGATCTTGCGGGGTTTGATGTTCGGACCTGCGGTGTCATAGGCCATGGCCTGGGTCATGGGTTGGGGCGAGGTCAGCATGTTGAAGCCCCAGGCCAGACCGGCGGGGATGTAAGTATCCCCAGACGCCGTGAAGGCGTTGATCGCCGCGACAACGGACGCTGAGTTCGACGTGAGCGGGATGGCCTCGGATGAACAGGTGACATCCATCAGGCCGTTGTACTTCCGGTTGGGGTTGTTGTCGTTCACATTGTCTGGATAGGCGGGCGAGCCGTAGCAACCGTAGAAGTGGGAATCCACCCACCAGCCATTGTCCACCGGCGGCGGGCAAGGCGAATAATTCTCATTGTGGCATTCCGCCGAGCCCGTGCAGGTTCCGGCATGGGAGCCGGTCTGCACCTGACAGGAATAGGTCGTCGGCGTGCTGCCGGTCTGGCAGGAATAGGTATAGGGCACGCCGTCATTATAGCCGGTGCAGGTGCCATAGGTCGGGTTTGAACCATTGCAGGTTCCTGGCCCGTAATCCGGAACCTGGCAGGAATAGGTCTGGCTCCCGGTGCAGACCTGATAGGAGCAGCTGGGCGTCGAGATTTCCGCATGCCAGTAGTGCACGTCCGCCGGGACAATCGCCCAGGGCTGGGTGCGCGACGCGATCCCCATGTTCACGTGCTGGGCGAAGGGCACCAGGGCCACCTTCACGGTGCCCGAGTCAGCTGCATTGAAGACTGAAGTCACCAGGTCGGCAGCCGCGATCTTCAGGGTGTCGATCTTCGATCCGGCCATGGAGCCGGTGGTGTCCAGCACCAGGGCCAGTTCGACGATCTGGTCCTGGCCGCGCACGACTTCGGCGCGGGCGGTGATGTGGATGTCGCCATTGGTGAACAGGCCCACGACGATGGGTTCTACATCTGCTGTCGCCAGACCGACCACCTTCTTGACGCCAGGCGTAAAGGAGGAGGAGAGATTCTTGAGGGTCGTATTGCCGCCCAGGGCTGCGGCCATGTATTTGCGGCCCACTGTATTGAGAAGGGCTGTGGTTGTGGCGGTGGTGGCGTTGCTGTCCTGTTTTGTGCCGCCGGCCGCGAGGGTCGCGGAGTCCAGGGCGTCCTGCAACTGGCTGCGCGCGACAGCGACCCGGGACAGATCGATACCGGCGAAGGCCAGACCCACCAGAAAGGCGCCGGCCACTGCGTAGGTTACGGCGATTGCCCCAGCTTCTTCCCGACGGAATCGCGCAAGGCGGTTGCGGATTCGGGTCACAAGATCGGCCATAATCATCTATTGAATCTCACGCGTGCATCGAACAGCGCGCAAACCTGCGCACTTCACGCCCCTTTCTGCCCCTAACTGGTGGAAATTCGATGAATCCCGGTACAATCGTACTTTTGGTGGTCCAGAGGATCTGCGGATCTGTACTTCTGGCAGTGCTATGCTGGAGCGCGCCCCATCTGGCCCTCGCCCAGTCTTTGACCCACGCGCCTGATCTGATCCTGACCGGAACCCTTCTCGGGAAAGACCACCAGACCTACCGTGAGGATGCCTTTCGCGTACCGGCCGGGGTCCGTCGGCTGACCCTGGATTTCAGCTATTCCGGCAAGAGTGAGCGCACGACCCTGGATATTGGCCTGCGCGATCCGGTCCGCTTCCGGGGGTGGAGCGGCGGCGCCCGTTCCCGGCTGGTGGTCGCTGAAGGCCTTGCAACCCCCGCCTATCTGGCTGGTCCCCTGCCTGCCGGGATGTGGAAGCTGATCATAGGTGTCCCGAACATCCGCAAGGTGGCGAGGACAGACTATACGGCCAGGATCTGGTTTGACCGGACTGGCGAAAGGGACGGGGATATTCAGGCGCTGCCTGCAGCCAAAGGGGCCAGCTGGTATCGGGGGGACCTTCATGCCCATACCGCCCATTCTGACGGGACATGCCTGGCGTCCAGCGGCCAGCGTATTCCCTGTCCGGTCTTCAAGACCCTGGAGGCCGCCCGTAGCCGAGGCCTCGATTTCCTCGCGGTGACCGACCACAATACCTTCGCGCAGAACCAGTCCCTGACGGAGCTGGCGCCCTATTTCGACACCCTCTTGCTGATTCCCGGGCGGGAGATCACCACCTTCCAGGGGCATACCAATGTCTGGGGCCCCGATGGCGATCTGGACTTCCAGCTTGGGACCCGAAGGGCCAGGACCACAGACGCGATTTTCGATCAGGCTCACGCCGCCCAGGGGTTGGTGTCCATCAATCATCCACGGCTGCCCTCCGGTGAGGCCTGCATGGGGTGCGGCTGGTCTGCAGCGACAGACTGGTCGAAGGTCGACGCCATGGAGGTGATCAACGGCGGATCCCTGGCGGTTCTGGGCCCGGAAGGTCCGGTGTCCGGCATTCCCTTCTGGGAAGGTCTCCTGGACCGGGGGTTCCGGATTACGGGTGTTGGCGGGTCGGACAATCATGATCCGGATCTTGCTGCGGACAAGCCTGGCGCCCTTGGGCGGCCGCTGACCTATGTCCACGCCGACGCCCTGTCCCGCGCCGGCATACTTGAGGGGATTCGTCAGGGCCGGGTCTTCCTGGACATTCGCGGCCTGGACAGGGCCAGGCTAGAGGTCCGCGCGACATCTGGCGAACAGTCAGTCGAGATGGGCGGTGTTCTGAAGCTTCAGCCTGGGGCCGAGGTTACACTTCGGGTCGACGTGTCGGGCCTTCCCGCAGGCGCCAGGCTGACGGTCCGCGGAAATGGCGCAGGCAGTTTCGCCAACCGCGACTGGGGCCTCGAGAGCGGACATGTGGACCTGAAGCTCGCCTTCAGCGGCGCAGCCTCCTGGCTGAGATTCGATGCTCGGGATGCCGCCGGGGGACTGATGATCCTGGGCAACCCGGTCTATCTGACGCCGGCACCCTGAAAACCGGTGGCGGACCGCCAGAGGATATGGGACCGGAAGAAGGTCTTATTAACGACGATGGCGGATAATG
This window encodes:
- a CDS encoding two-component system response regulator, with translation MVAPTGLEDLKILIVDDNAQMRTIVGTALSGAGIRQVYYAPDGQKGLETLNRWTPDIVFVDFEMPIMNGLEFLRLVRSPESKQRTVPVIMLTGHSDMPRLNMARDRGVNEFLAKPVTANAIFGRLTNVIYRPRPFVDAKGYFGPDRRRKKSDHYAGPLRRTSDHSEVQEL
- a CDS encoding thiolase, with translation MKPKSVAVVGAAETTRLGKIPDVSVIGLHADAALNAMKDAGLKPSDIDGVATAGVSPVELAHYLGITPTYADGTSVGGCSFMLHVRHAAAAINEGLCKTVLITHGESGRSRVGAGGFGRAPSSLMGQFEMPYGVTSPPTMFTIPVLRYMKTYGVTEADLANVAVIQREWAAKNPRASFKDPITVDDVLNSPMIAWPFRMLMCCLVTDGGGALILTSAERAKDFPQKPVYILGTGESVETPMVSQMEDFTSSKAFRVSGKKAFDESGIKHADVDHLMIYDAFAHLPLYGLEDLGFVKPGEAKDFINERNTAIGGKLPLNTNGGGLSYMHSGMYGMYALQESVRQMRGTAAAQIEGAKISVSHGVGGMFAASGTVIFTNEG
- a CDS encoding LmbE family protein — protein: MTPRPARILAFHAHPDDIETLCAGTLALLAAAGAEIVCATATAGEGGSDSTSPEDTARIRTAEARVAAGLIGADYTCAGLPDLAVFNDDRGRRAVTEVVRWARADIVLTASPVDYHPDHEAVSQLVRDACFAASVPNYRTGPSAPLAAIPHLYFMDPIGGRDREGRNVAPDFGADVSSTFQIKQAMLAAHVSQDEWVARQHGIANHQASLEKWTRRQGRLFGVDYAEGFRQYRHHPYPSTPRLQDLLGEALLAAGLVGDP
- a CDS encoding phosphotransferase, which codes for MCGSVLLAVLCWSAPHLALAQSLTHAPDLILTGTLLGKDHQTYREDAFRVPAGVRRLTLDFSYSGKSERTTLDIGLRDPVRFRGWSGGARSRLVVAEGLATPAYLAGPLPAGMWKLIIGVPNIRKVARTDYTARIWFDRTGERDGDIQALPAAKGASWYRGDLHAHTAHSDGTCLASSGQRIPCPVFKTLEAARSRGLDFLAVTDHNTFAQNQSLTELAPYFDTLLLIPGREITTFQGHTNVWGPDGDLDFQLGTRRARTTDAIFDQAHAAQGLVSINHPRLPSGEACMGCGWSAATDWSKVDAMEVINGGSLAVLGPEGPVSGIPFWEGLLDRGFRITGVGGSDNHDPDLAADKPGALGRPLTYVHADALSRAGILEGIRQGRVFLDIRGLDRARLEVRATSGEQSVEMGGVLKLQPGAEVTLRVDVSGLPAGARLTVRGNGAGSFANRDWGLESGHVDLKLAFSGAASWLRFDARDAAGGLMILGNPVYLTPAP